Genomic window (Desulforapulum autotrophicum HRM2):
CGAGATTGCCGTTGCCCTTCCTGTCCATGGCACTTTTACCTATACCCTTCCTTTGGATCTTGCTGCCGAGGCAATTCCGGGTATGCGGGTGCTGGTTCCCTTTGGGAATAGAAGGGTTACGGGCTATGTCCTTGGCCCGGGCCATGAAAACACTGAATTTAAGGCAAAACCCATCCAGGGACTTCTGGATGAGGCCCCCCTTTTTCCTCCGGCCATGATCGAATTGTTCAGATGGGTGTCTGACTACTACATCCATCCCCTGGGTGAGGTGATCAAGGCTGCACTTCCAAAGGGGCTGAACCGGTATGACGTTTCGTTTCTCTCCCTTGTTGAAAAACCTGGAAACCTGCCTGACCTGCCTGACCTGCCTGATCTCTCGCCCAGAGAACAGGCCGTTGTGGATCTGTTGAAAAAAAAAGGATCTGTCTCGGTGAAGAGTCTTGTGGGACGGGGTAAGAACCCATCTGTTTCGGCCCTTGTCAGGCGATTGATCCAGAAGGGTGTGATCCAGCAGGCGGCACGGTTGAAAAAAGATCAGATCCAGATGAAGACTGAGAAATTTATCCTGCCCACCGGACAGGGGGAGCCCATGGAGCGGATGTCTGCCAAACGCAGGCAGATCCTGGAGATTGTCCGTGAAAAGGGCGAAATCTCCCTGACCCTTCTCAAGCAGGAGGTGCCCACGGCCCCGAAGCTTGTGAAGATTCTTGCCGGGGCAGGCTACCTTGAAGTCATCGAGCGTCAGGTGTTCAGGGACCCCCTGGGGGACCCGGTGGATCCCGACGTGCCCCCTGAGTTGATGGACGAGCAGGCAGGGGTTGTGAACCAGGTGATCTCGGAGATGGACAAGGGATTTTCCCGGTATCTGCTTTCGGGTGTTACGGGCAGTGGCAAGACCGAGGTCTACCTGCGCCTTGTGACCGAGGCCATGGACAGGGGGCAGGGTGCCCTGGTGCTTGTGCCGGAGATTTCCCTGATTTCCCAGACCGAACGGCGTTTTCGGGCAAGATTTGGCAAAAAGATCGCTGTGCTCCACAGTGGCCTGACCATGGGGGAACGCCTTGACCAGTGGAACCGGATCATGACCGGGGATGCCGTCATTGTCATCGGGGTTCGGTCGTCGGTGTTTGCTCCCATCAACAATCTGGGTATCATCATTGTGGATGAGGAGCACGATACCTCCTACAAGCAGGAGACCGGCCTTCGCTACAACGCCCGGGACATTGCCGTGGTTCGGGCCAAAATTGAGAACATCCCTGTGGTCCTGGGGTCGGCAACCCCGTCTGTGCAATCCTATTACAATGTGTGCGAGGGAAGATTCAAGGAACTCAAGCTGACAAAACGGGTCAACTGCCATCCCCTGCCTGAGATAGAGCTTGTGGACCTCAAGCGCTACAAGGACTTCAGGGGTATAGAGCGGATCATTACTCCCGAACTTTCAAGGGGGATCGGCCATTGCCTTGAGCGTGGAGAGCAGGCCCTGATTTTTCTGAACCGTCGGGGGTTTGCCACCTATCCCGTGTGCCAGGCGTGTAATGAGCCGGTGAAGTGCAAATTTTGCGATCTGACCATGACACTGCACATGGACACAAACGAATTCCGCTGCCATTTGTGCGGATTTTCCATGTCCATGAATCAGCCCTGTCCCAATTGTAATGCCCGACGGATCAAACCCCTGGGGTTTGGCACCGAGCGTATTGAAAACATGCTTCAGGTTCTTTTTCCGGACGCAAGGGTGGCAAGGCTTGACCAGGATACTGGCTCTAAAAAGGGGGCCATGGTTTCCATTCTGAAAAAGGTGAAGCATCGAACCGTGGATATAATCATCGGCACCCAGATGCTTGCCAAGGGCCATGATTTTCCGTTTATCACCCTGGTGGGGGTGATCTGTGCAGATCTTTCGCTTAATTTTCCCGATTTCAGGGCAGGAGAGAGGACCTTTCAGCTCCTGGCCCAGGTGGCGGGAAGGGCCGGGCGGGGGGATCGAAAGGGGCGGGTGGTCATGCAGACCTACAATCCTGAACATTTCAGCATTGAGGCGTCCAAAAATCAGGACTTTGTCGAATTCTACCATAAGGAAATCCCTTTTAGAAAGGGGCTTGGCTATCCACCGGTCTCCAGGATTATTCAGCTGAAAATTTCGGGACTCGATAAGGACAAGGTTAAGGTACATGCCCTCTTTGTGGGCGAAGAGTGCAAGCGCCTGGTTGACCAGGACCGTGAAAATGGTCATCTGGTTCAGATCCTCGGCCCTATTGAGGCGGGTATTCCAAAGATCGCCATGCGCTACCGGTGGCAGATCCTGTTGAAAAGTCCCCGGGCAACCCTGTTGAACAGGCTTGTCCGGGCCATGCTGGCCGAGAAAAAGGTTTTTGCCAACAGGGAGGTTACTGTTGGAATTGATGTGGACCCCTATTCCATGAGTTAGTGTTTGAACGAAAACTCACCCATTTGCGGCGTTGCTGCAAATTTCTGAAATCCTCACGTACAGTAGTACGCTCCGGTTTCAGAAATTTTTGCGCCTTGCATATGGGCAATTTTTGGTCCAAACACGGGTTTTCGGTCAACCACGAGTTAGGGGCGGTTTATGCGAGCCTTGTTCAAACGAGCCTATCCGGAAATTTTTTGCTTCAGCCCAGGAGTTTGTTGAAAAAAAGGTAGGGTCCAAGGTTGTCAAAGTGCTCCTGGGACAGAAAAACGGCGCTGACATAGGATCCGTCCGTGGCTGTTACGACCACCTGTTTTTTTACGATGGACTGCTTTGCATCGTCCAGGACAAATTCAAGCAGAAGCTTGTTTCCGGCCATGATTTTTTGCCGGATGTTGAGCATGAGGGTGACGCCCTTGGCGTTGAGCCGTTTGACAGTCATTCGACCACTCCAATGTTTCTCTTCTCTGCTGGTGCAGGTTCCCACAAGGTTCATCTCCCTGGCAGTTTGGCCCTTGCGTTCCAGCACGGCGTAAAAGGTTTCTTTGCATCCGCACCGGTATCTTATGCGGGTGACGGGTTTTTCTATTTTGTACTGGGTGAGCAGCAGGGTTCTTTTCCGGTTACACCCGGGGCAGATGAGGGTTGCCGTGTCAAGATTGTCGATGACTATTTTATGTTCCATTGAAATATTCCTTTTAATGGGGGCAGGTTTTCCTTGTTGCTCTTTTCTGGTGGCCCCGCATTTGATTATCTTTCACTATTTGTGCCAAACGGACAAAATGGTTGATATACTGGCGTATTATGCTTAGTATAGCGATTAGAACACCGTTTTGGCTGACCGGGTAATGTTGGTATCTGATGGATGGGTGTTTTATTTTGTCTAATTGGTTTTATTTAACATGTTTATTTTGGTGGAAAAATGGAAGCAGCGTCATTTGATCTGTTCAAGTCCTTTGCAGGAGAGCTGGAACCTGAGATTCTCCAGGAAAAATTTCTCAAAGCCCTTTTAAAGCTTCAAAATGTCCACAGGGGATCCATCTGGATTAAGCGAGACAACAG
Coding sequences:
- the priA gene encoding replication restart helicase PriA, with protein sequence MENQNFIEIAVALPVHGTFTYTLPLDLAAEAIPGMRVLVPFGNRRVTGYVLGPGHENTEFKAKPIQGLLDEAPLFPPAMIELFRWVSDYYIHPLGEVIKAALPKGLNRYDVSFLSLVEKPGNLPDLPDLPDLSPREQAVVDLLKKKGSVSVKSLVGRGKNPSVSALVRRLIQKGVIQQAARLKKDQIQMKTEKFILPTGQGEPMERMSAKRRQILEIVREKGEISLTLLKQEVPTAPKLVKILAGAGYLEVIERQVFRDPLGDPVDPDVPPELMDEQAGVVNQVISEMDKGFSRYLLSGVTGSGKTEVYLRLVTEAMDRGQGALVLVPEISLISQTERRFRARFGKKIAVLHSGLTMGERLDQWNRIMTGDAVIVIGVRSSVFAPINNLGIIIVDEEHDTSYKQETGLRYNARDIAVVRAKIENIPVVLGSATPSVQSYYNVCEGRFKELKLTKRVNCHPLPEIELVDLKRYKDFRGIERIITPELSRGIGHCLERGEQALIFLNRRGFATYPVCQACNEPVKCKFCDLTMTLHMDTNEFRCHLCGFSMSMNQPCPNCNARRIKPLGFGTERIENMLQVLFPDARVARLDQDTGSKKGAMVSILKKVKHRTVDIIIGTQMLAKGHDFPFITLVGVICADLSLNFPDFRAGERTFQLLAQVAGRAGRGDRKGRVVMQTYNPEHFSIEASKNQDFVEFYHKEIPFRKGLGYPPVSRIIQLKISGLDKDKVKVHALFVGEECKRLVDQDRENGHLVQILGPIEAGIPKIAMRYRWQILLKSPRATLLNRLVRAMLAEKKVFANREVTVGIDVDPYSMS